In Flammeovirgaceae bacterium, the sequence TCCGGCCATTTATTCCTACTTCAGCAGCAAACAAGGAAGAGTTTCAATTGCATGATCATGAGAAGCATTTTTGTTGCACAACTGCTTGCCTGGAGTTTGATGGTAAATGCGCAAGAGCAACTAAGTCTTGCCCGGGCTATTGAACTGGGCTTACAAAATAACCTCGATGTTCAGATTCAAAAACTGGAGATTGATATTGCTGATCGGAACAACAACTGGGGTCAGGCGGGCGCTTTGCCTGCAATAAACCTGAACGTGAACCAGAACAACAGCGTTACCGAGCGAAAGCCGGCCAACCCGTTTGCTGTTCCTGGCCGGAATATTTCAGATAACGTGAATGGCCAGCTGGATGTACAATTTGTGCTGTTCGATGGATTTTTCATCCGGTTGTCAAAGCGAAGGCTGGAGCAACTGGAACAACTCAGCTACGGAAATGCAACGCTGGTCATTGAGCAGGTTATTCAGTCCATTATACTATCATACTACCAATCGTTGCTGGAGCGCGAACGTACCTTGGTGCGTAAGCGTGTAATGGATTTTTCGCGCGAGCGGCTGGAATATGTTAAACTGAGAAAGGACCTTGGCGGAGCTATTACCTTCGATGTTTTACAGGAGCAGAACAATTACCTAACCGACTCGACCAATTACCTGTTGCAGGAGCAGGTATATGTCAATTCGCTGCGCAACCTTAACCTGTTGTTAAACGAGCCCATCACGAAAGAATACATGCTCACCGACTCGCTGCAGTTTATTGATGAAACGTACGACCTGCCCACCATGACCGCCAAGATGAGCAGCACCAATACAAATTTGCGTAATCAATACATTAACCAGGAGTTGCTGCGCATCGCAACCGGTTCGGCTCTTTCTGACAGATATCCCACCATATCGCTGAATGTGGGTGCTAACGGATCGCTCGATCGATTGAACGCTAATTTCGGTTCAAACACAGGCCCGCTGGTTACCAACACGGTAGGGTATGTTAATGGCGATCCGGCCTTTCCGGTAACGAACACCGTACCTTCCCGTATACTGGTCAACCAAACCAACGATGGTTATTCGTATGGTGCTTATGGCAACTTTAGTTTGCGTTATACTTTGTTTAATGGAGGCCAGATTCATCGCAACGTAGAGAATGCACGGGTACGGGAGCGAATTGCCCAATTAAGTGTTGACCAACTCAAGCTGTCCCTGCAAAATGATTTGCTGATCACCTATGATAACTACAACCTGTTGCGCCAGTTGGCGCAGATTGCCCGGATAAAACTGCAGGCGGCCGAACTCAACCTGTCCCTTGCCAACGAACGGTACAAAAATGGCGCCCTCAGCGCCATTGACCTTCGGATTGTACAAGAAAATTACCAGAACGCTGCGCTGGAAAATTACCTGGCCGTGTTTTCGGTATTGGCCAGGCGTACCGACCTGGTGCGCTTAACAGGGGGGTTGGTTGATGAATACAATGCCCGGCCGGGTAAAGAGTAAAAACTGCAAGGTCATCAGCCTTTAAGTTGGTTGAGGGTATGCCAATTCAACACTGTGGTGCCGTTAAATTGAGCCGGCTTGCCTGTGTAAATCAGGTAGCTGTCTTTGGTTTTGGGGTTGATATTTTTCCAATAACGGATT encodes:
- a CDS encoding TolC family protein, encoding MRSIFVAQLLAWSLMVNAQEQLSLARAIELGLQNNLDVQIQKLEIDIADRNNNWGQAGALPAINLNVNQNNSVTERKPANPFAVPGRNISDNVNGQLDVQFVLFDGFFIRLSKRRLEQLEQLSYGNATLVIEQVIQSIILSYYQSLLERERTLVRKRVMDFSRERLEYVKLRKDLGGAITFDVLQEQNNYLTDSTNYLLQEQVYVNSLRNLNLLLNEPITKEYMLTDSLQFIDETYDLPTMTAKMSSTNTNLRNQYINQELLRIATGSALSDRYPTISLNVGANGSLDRLNANFGSNTGPLVTNTVGYVNGDPAFPVTNTVPSRILVNQTNDGYSYGAYGNFSLRYTLFNGGQIHRNVENARVRERIAQLSVDQLKLSLQNDLLITYDNYNLLRQLAQIARIKLQAAELNLSLANERYKNGALSAIDLRIVQENYQNAALENYLAVFSVLARRTDLVRLTGGLVDEYNARPGKE